The following are encoded together in the Xiphophorus hellerii strain 12219 chromosome 3, Xiphophorus_hellerii-4.1, whole genome shotgun sequence genome:
- the gpr20 gene encoding G-protein coupled receptor 20 — MHVDILTCVLMCVLLSYSATFCLSCQYLHYQLNPVFTRLMWVTANMMNYNNTEFCLSINASFSTLPITNTPANRSDMGAYLERLAHLDEGLYNDFYGLWIALIVINSVIFLMGMVLNTVALYVFCYRTKQKTTSVIYTINLAVTDLLVNLSLPTRILLYYSGGACLTCSYMHIFSYFVNMYCSILFLTCICVDRYLAIVQVEASRRWRNSRVAKLVCITVWLFAIVVTYSFLSTAFQHTGCCISKLLFLTITEFFLPLIVIVVFTLRIMWALTDHRLMQQSRKRRRRAVQLLTTVLIIFTVCFTPFHIRQVLLYFYPDMPHQVIVYHLTVTLSSMNSCMDPVVYCFVTNNFKATMKHIFRRAETEQTSGDIVSMQHSSKASGGTVSAITNNRIMMTRIPSIRLRDILDNNHTQ, encoded by the exons atgcatgttgatattttaacgtgtgttttaatgtgtgttcTTCTCTCTTACAGTGCCACTTTTTGTCTGAGTTGCCAGTATCTCCATTATCAACTTAACCCTGTCTTTACGCGGTTAATGTGGGTCACCGCCAACATGATGAACTACAATAATACTGAATTCTGCCTTTCTATCAACGCCTCCTTTTCCACCCTGCCTATAACAAACACCCCAGCTAACAGGAGTGACATGGGAGCATATCTTGAAAGACTGGCCCATTTAGATGAAGGACTGTACAATGATTTCTATGGCCTCTGGATTGCACTGATCGTCATAAACTCTGTCATATTCCTG ATGGGCATGGTGCTCAACACAGTTGCACTTTACGTTTTTTGTTACCGTACAAAACAGAAGACCACCTCAGTGATCTACACCATCAACCTGGCAGTGACGGACCTCTTGGTGAATCTATCTCTGCCAACCCGCATCTTGCTCTACTACAGCGGTGGAGCTTGCCTCACCTGCTCCTACATGCACATATTCAGCTACTTTGTAAACATGTACTGCAGCATCTTATTTTTAACCTGCATATGTGTCGACCGTTACCTTGCCATTGTGCAG GTTGAAGCTTCACGTCGTTGGAGGAACTCCAGAGTAGCCAAGCTGGTCTGCATTACCGTCTGGCTGTTTGCCATCGTGGTCACATACTCCTTTCTCTCCACTGCATTCCAGCACACAGGCTGCTGCATCTCaaagctcctcttcctcacaatCACTGAGTTCTTTTTACCCCTCATCGTCATTGTGGTTTTCACTCTTCGCATTATGTGGGCCCTGACAGACCATCGACTCATGCAGCAGAGCAG GAAGCGGAGGAGAAGAGCAGTCCAGCTGCTGACTACTGTGCTGATCATCTTCACAGTCTGCTTCACTCCCTTCCACATCAGACAA gttttattgtatttctaccCTGACATGCCCCATCAAGTGATCGTGTACCACTTAACCGTCACTCTAAGTAGCATGAACAGCTGTATGGATCCAGTTGTCTACTGCTTtgtaacaaataattttaag GCTACAATGAAACATATTTTCCGTCGTGCCGAGACAGAGCAGACCAGTGGTGACATTGTCAGTATGCAGCACAGCTCCAAGGCCTCTGGGGGAACAGTTAGCGCCATCACCAATAACAGGATCATGATGACCAGGATTCCCAGCATACGACTGAGAGACATTTTGGATAACAATCATACTCAATGA